From Vigna angularis cultivar LongXiaoDou No.4 chromosome 11, ASM1680809v1, whole genome shotgun sequence:
TATCAGTTTTATTATCTTCATCTAACTTCACGCGCTCAATCTGTTTTGCAGGATTTAAAGCACCACTTCTAAGGTATGGtgcttaatttaaatttaatttaacaattgAATGTCTAAACCACAAATTAAACACGCatttagtttaataatttaatgtctAAATCACAAATGAAGCTCGCAATTGATTTAATGTAATGTGTTCCGTGATGATCAATATTATCTGTTATGTACTGTGAAGGAAAATTGCAGACAAGGTTGCAGATAATGGGTATTATGTCCTGGTTCCTGACTTCTTGCATGGTGACCCTTATGATCCTAAGAATGTGTCAAGGCCAACCCGTGTTTGGTTAAAAGATCATGAACCGGTTAATTCTTACTTAATTATACTTGCTTGTTCTGATTTTGATAGAGGATTCACATGTTACAACCTGTGACTTGTTTGAAAGTTGCACTGCATTTTGTGTGATGCTTACATTGCATATTAAATCTGTAGGGAAAAAGCTCTGAAGAAGCAAAATCTATTATTGAAgccttgaaaagaaaaaatgtttccGCTGTTGGAGTTGCTGGTTTTTGTTGGGGAGGTGAGTGACTTTTACTGATTCGTGTGCTTTATCTCTTCTACTATGTGTCATTTTGCAATTTCTGGTCACCTTTGGAATAATTCACAGAATGTTCTGCGTTTTTTCTCTTGCTGTCAGCTAAGACCGTTACCAACCTAGCAAAAACTGAACTCATCCAAGCTTCTGTGCTATTACATCCATCATATATAGTTGTGAATGACATCCGTGGTATGAATTCTCAATATTTTGGattgtttcttattttacatATTCCCTGTATACGATTCCCAAGTAGTACATTCTTAAAGGAAAATTTACTTTAACTAAACATGTTTTGATGCAAGACCAAGAAACATCCCACTCTGTCAATGATTCAAACGTTACAGAatcattaatgttatttttatttgaaagaaCACCTGCAATGACTGACATCagcttttttgtaattttataaaatctccTTTCTTTCTGTCTTTCATTTCTTTAATGGTTGAATAAAGATATAAATCTTAAAGCAGTGATTGAGATAGTTAATTCTTTATCTTTTCAGGTGTTAATGTTCCAATTGCTATACTTGGAGCAGAGCATGACTCACTCTCTCCTCCAAAGCTTgtgaaagaatttgaagaagtcCTGAAAGCTAAACCTCAGGTACCATgaatgttttcttctttttctgatTATGTACTCTAATTTAGTATTATCAGCTTGATGATTTGCTAATTAACTTTTGTAACCAGTTGCATATGTGTTTTTGATGTTATTGTTGCAAGTCAATTTTGTCTTTCTCTAGTTAtacaaacttggctagcttttACATTAGACAAGTAAAATTTGAGTCGAACCACATGAATATGGCAATTAAGTTAATGGTTTTTAGGCATCCAAAGTATCTGTTTATGGTCATTAATGGGCACATTTTGTCTCTTCTCTGGTGGAGTTTATGACTTGTGTACCAATTTTTGTTTTGTGCAGATTGATAGTTATGTAAAAGTATTTCCTAACGTCTCACATGGTTGGACTTTGAGGTACGACCCTACAGATCCTAAAGCTGCTATGGCTGCAGGGAACGCTCACAAAATCATGATAAATTGGTTTGATAAACATCTTAAGAAGTAAGAAATCTTgtaatgtgattttttattgtatCAATGCGTCATAATAATTctatgtttgataaaaataaataaattgtcaCAACATATGTTATGGGTgtgacaaactataaaaaaaattgtcattttccacctaaaatttgaaaaaaaaaaacaattctgAAATAGCCTATTTAATAAGTAGACAGGTTAAATAGTTTTTCTGTactcaaattattataaaaatttgttttatctctaaattaaattgtatttgatttttaaaaattataaagtatttaattttgtattttatgaaagtcaatgtaaatatatttttgttgaaatgtttttcatataataaatgaagttttataataaattaaaatctaatcGATTTTATGAGAagaatgttttatataattatgttattcATGCTCGTATTAATTGCATTCAATAAAAAGACTTTacagatttatatttttatatactaattaaaattattctcTCTCTTGCATAAATACAAGAATTTTACACTAATCCTTAATAAGTCCATTAAGTATCGAagaataatatgtataaaatacATAATACAAATAGTATAATAGTAATTAGTACATTTActtgtaatttatttaacaatatataatattgttttatcaTGCTTATTATGGATATCATTCTTAATATGTGTTATTATcatctaattttatattattgtatcTAGTTGATTATGATTTTGTTTGAGTTTAATAAGTAagcataaacaaaaaaaaagtatttaaaaaacgCCTAGAGTATGTACCGGttattatcaaaatcaaaacataaaGTGAATATTAGGCTTTGGTTTAGATAACCGCTATATTAAGTTTCAATTAATACAAAAACCGAAACATAAGTATTAGACTTCAGTTTTATAAATAATCGGAGTCTAATCCTTTctgatttaaataaataattattttattttacacaaTCAAAAATTTAATACTCCTTTACTTTCTAgtgaaaattaaaacataatttcctttttttattttttattatgtagtAACATTTTTATACTT
This genomic window contains:
- the LOC108333873 gene encoding endo-1,3;1,4-beta-D-glucanase, which translates into the protein MVASGCFSNAPVLNASSGVGHVINVGGVNSYVTGSPLAVLAILLVSDVYGFKAPLLRKIADKVADNGYYVLVPDFLHGDPYDPKNVSRPTRVWLKDHEPGKSSEEAKSIIEALKRKNVSAVGVAGFCWGAKTVTNLAKTELIQASVLLHPSYIVVNDIRGVNVPIAILGAEHDSLSPPKLVKEFEEVLKAKPQIDSYVKVFPNVSHGWTLRYDPTDPKAAMAAGNAHKIMINWFDKHLKK